One stretch of Hevea brasiliensis isolate MT/VB/25A 57/8 chromosome 12, ASM3005281v1, whole genome shotgun sequence DNA includes these proteins:
- the LOC110632632 gene encoding protein kinase STUNTED isoform X1 yields the protein MKILQLGQEEMTVSGGRTVIVGVKPDSQSRELLTWAMVKMAQPGDTVIALHVLGNNVKWACVEIVDREGKSSLLSLVKAFDSVLAVYEGFCNLKQVDLKLKICRGSSIRKILVGEAKSYSASKIIVGAAASRHTIRSPSSVAKYCAQKLPKDCSVLAVNNGKVVFQREGSLAKTDDSHGTKDDRRNGLLNAIHRSISLTKNSKVLNESGTDRALKDGEDDDQILKQALVKARPNSLGSIMKESCSICGAVAKSLDNSCKQSAEESSGDNSGDDKSLALVPVTKVEAPSCSFSSLIRQVPELKPGWPLLRRAVLPDRQASDRSSVRQISVVQWAMRLPSRQLSSYISNLDHKQNGCDQGENQSSLDGESGAIVPVGTEKLTIPLSPDHSKGLPKELECLHEKHLATCRLFNYQEILSATSNFLAENLVGKGGSSWVYRGCLPDGKELAVKILKPSDDLLKQFVLEIEIITTLHHKNIISLLGFCSEDNNLLLVYDFLSRGSLEENLHGNRKDSLAFGWRERHKVAVGVAGALNYLHSGTSQPVIHRDVKSSNILLSDDFDPQLSDFGLAKWASTSSSHIICTDVAGTFGYLAPEYFMYGKVNDKIDVYAYGVVLLELLSGRKPISHDHPKGQESLVMWAKPILNDGKVSQLLDPTLGNDYDHDQMERMVLAATLCVKHSPRARPQMSLVLKLLQGDAEVMKWARLQVNAAEEPDMLDDEACPRSNLQSHLNLALLDVEDDSLSVSSIEQTVSLEDYLQGRCSRSSSFD from the exons ATGAAAATACTGCAGCTTGGGCAAGAAGAAATGACGGTCTCTGGTGGCCGCACGGTGATAGTGGGGGTCAAGCCTGACTCGCAGAGCAGAGAGTTATTGACCTGGGCCATGGTAAAAATGGCACAACCTGGGGATACTGTTATTGCTCTGCATGTTCTTGGTAATAATG TGAAATGGGCATGTGTAGAAATCGTAGATCGAGAAGGGAAGTCTTCGCTTCTGTCGCTTGTCAAAGCTTTTGACTCTGTTCTTGCCGTCTATGAAGGTTTCTGCAACCTGaaacag GTGGATCTCAAGCTCAAGATATGCAGAGGTTCATCGATACGAAAAATTTTAGTTGGGGAAGCAAAATCCTACTCAGCatcaaagattatagttggagcAGCCGCCAGTCGCCATACAATCCGGTCACCGTCATCTGTTGCTAAGTATTGCGCCCAGAAGCTACCCAAGGATTGCTCAGTTCTTGCTGTCAATAACGGGAAAGTTGTGTTTCAGAGAGAAGGCTCTCTGGCTAAAACTGATGATTCTCATG GAACTAAAGATGATCGCCGGAATGGTCTGCTCAATGCAATTCACAGGTCAATTTCATTAACTAAGAATTCCAAAGTATTAAATGAAAGTGGTACTGATAGGGCCTTAAAGGATGGAGAGGATGATGACCAGATTTTAAAGCAGGCCTTGGTTAAGGCCCGTCCGAATAGTTTGGGGAGTATCATGAAAGAGAGTTGCTCAATTTGTGGAGCAGTTGCTAAATCTCTAGATAATTCATGTAAACAGTCTGCTGAAGAGTCTTCTGGTGATAATAGTGGTGATGATAAATCTTTAGCTCTAGTGCCAGTAACAAAGGTAGAGGCACCTTCCTGTTCATTTTCTTCTTTAATCAGACAGGTGCCTGAATTGAAACCTGGGTGGCCACTACTTCGCCGTGCAGTCTTACCAGATCGTCAAGCATCAGATAGATCCTCAGTGAGGCAGATCTCAGTGGTTCAATGGGCAATGAGGTTGCCCAGTAGGCAACTTTCATCATATATCTCCAATTTGGATCACAAACAGAATGGTTGTGATCAGGGTGAAAATCAATCGAGCTTAGATGGAGAAAGTGGTGCAATTGTTCCAGTTGGTACAGAGAAATTGACAATTCCACTTTCTCCTGACCATTCAAAAGGTCTACCAAAAGAATTGGAGTGTCTTCACGAGAAACACTTGGCAACTTGCAGATTGTTTAATTACCAAGAAATTCTCTCAGCCACATCTAATTTCTTGGCTG AAAATTTGGTTGGAAAAGGAGGCAGCAGTTGGGTTTATAGAGGTTGCCTTCCTGATGGCAAGGAACTTGCTGTGAAAATCTTAAAGCCGTCTGATGATTTATTAAAGCAATTTGTTTTAGAAATTGAGATTATTACTACCTTACATCACAAAAACATCATTTCTCTCTTGGGGTTCTGTTCTGAGGACAACAATCTTCTCCTCGTTTATGATTTCCTATCAAGAGGAAGCCTTGAAGAGAACCTCCAtg GTAACAGAAAGGACTCCCTTGCATTTGGTTGGAGGGAGAGACACAAAGTTGCTGTAGGAGTAGCAGGGGCCTTGAATTATCTTCACAGTGGAACTTCACAACCTGTGATCCACAGAGAtgttaaatcatcaaatatactttTGTCTGATGATTTCGATCCTCAG CTTTCTGATTTTGGACTTGCTAAATGGGCATCAACCTCCTCATCTCATATAATCTGCACTGATGTTGCTGGAACCTTTGG TTACTTGGCTCCTGAATACTTCATGTATGGCAAAGTAAACGACAAGATCGATGTCTATGCGTATGGTGTTGTACTCCTTGAGCTTCTCTCAGGAAGGAAGCCTATAAGCCATGATCATCCCAAAGGCCAAGAAAGCCTAGTTATGTGG GCAAAGCCAATTTTAAATGATGGAAAGGTTTCTCAGTTGCTGGATCCAACCTTGGGCAATGACTATGATCATGATCAGATGGAGAGGATGGTTTTAGCTGCCACTCTTTGTGTAAAACATTCTCCACGAGCTAGGCCTCAAATGAGCCTT GTTTTGAAGCTCCTTCAAGGGGATGCTGAAGTGATGAAGTGGGCAAGGCTGCAAGTTAATGCTGCAGAAGAACCTGATATGCTGGATGATGAAGCATGTCCGCGTTCAAATCTACAGTCTCATCTTAATCTTGCATTGCTCGATGTAGAGGATGATTCACTCTCTGTGAGCAGCATTGAACAAACCGTCTCATTGGAAGATTATTTGCAAGGCAGATGCAGCCGCTCATCAAGCTTTGACTAA
- the LOC110632632 gene encoding protein kinase STUNTED isoform X3 — protein MKILQLGQEEMTVSGGRTVIVGVKPDSQSRELLTWAMVKMAQPGDTVIALHVLGNNEIVDREGKSSLLSLVKAFDSVLAVYEGFCNLKQVDLKLKICRGSSIRKILVGEAKSYSASKIIVGAAASRHTIRSPSSVAKYCAQKLPKDCSVLAVNNGKVVFQREGSLAKTDDSHGTKDDRRNGLLNAIHRSISLTKNSKVLNESGTDRALKDGEDDDQILKQALVKARPNSLGSIMKESCSICGAVAKSLDNSCKQSAEESSGDNSGDDKSLALVPVTKVEAPSCSFSSLIRQVPELKPGWPLLRRAVLPDRQASDRSSVRQISVVQWAMRLPSRQLSSYISNLDHKQNGCDQGENQSSLDGESGAIVPVGTEKLTIPLSPDHSKGLPKELECLHEKHLATCRLFNYQEILSATSNFLAENLVGKGGSSWVYRGCLPDGKELAVKILKPSDDLLKQFVLEIEIITTLHHKNIISLLGFCSEDNNLLLVYDFLSRGSLEENLHGNRKDSLAFGWRERHKVAVGVAGALNYLHSGTSQPVIHRDVKSSNILLSDDFDPQLSDFGLAKWASTSSSHIICTDVAGTFGYLAPEYFMYGKVNDKIDVYAYGVVLLELLSGRKPISHDHPKGQESLVMWAKPILNDGKVSQLLDPTLGNDYDHDQMERMVLAATLCVKHSPRARPQMSLVLKLLQGDAEVMKWARLQVNAAEEPDMLDDEACPRSNLQSHLNLALLDVEDDSLSVSSIEQTVSLEDYLQGRCSRSSSFD, from the exons ATGAAAATACTGCAGCTTGGGCAAGAAGAAATGACGGTCTCTGGTGGCCGCACGGTGATAGTGGGGGTCAAGCCTGACTCGCAGAGCAGAGAGTTATTGACCTGGGCCATGGTAAAAATGGCACAACCTGGGGATACTGTTATTGCTCTGCATGTTCTTGGTAATAATG AAATCGTAGATCGAGAAGGGAAGTCTTCGCTTCTGTCGCTTGTCAAAGCTTTTGACTCTGTTCTTGCCGTCTATGAAGGTTTCTGCAACCTGaaacag GTGGATCTCAAGCTCAAGATATGCAGAGGTTCATCGATACGAAAAATTTTAGTTGGGGAAGCAAAATCCTACTCAGCatcaaagattatagttggagcAGCCGCCAGTCGCCATACAATCCGGTCACCGTCATCTGTTGCTAAGTATTGCGCCCAGAAGCTACCCAAGGATTGCTCAGTTCTTGCTGTCAATAACGGGAAAGTTGTGTTTCAGAGAGAAGGCTCTCTGGCTAAAACTGATGATTCTCATG GAACTAAAGATGATCGCCGGAATGGTCTGCTCAATGCAATTCACAGGTCAATTTCATTAACTAAGAATTCCAAAGTATTAAATGAAAGTGGTACTGATAGGGCCTTAAAGGATGGAGAGGATGATGACCAGATTTTAAAGCAGGCCTTGGTTAAGGCCCGTCCGAATAGTTTGGGGAGTATCATGAAAGAGAGTTGCTCAATTTGTGGAGCAGTTGCTAAATCTCTAGATAATTCATGTAAACAGTCTGCTGAAGAGTCTTCTGGTGATAATAGTGGTGATGATAAATCTTTAGCTCTAGTGCCAGTAACAAAGGTAGAGGCACCTTCCTGTTCATTTTCTTCTTTAATCAGACAGGTGCCTGAATTGAAACCTGGGTGGCCACTACTTCGCCGTGCAGTCTTACCAGATCGTCAAGCATCAGATAGATCCTCAGTGAGGCAGATCTCAGTGGTTCAATGGGCAATGAGGTTGCCCAGTAGGCAACTTTCATCATATATCTCCAATTTGGATCACAAACAGAATGGTTGTGATCAGGGTGAAAATCAATCGAGCTTAGATGGAGAAAGTGGTGCAATTGTTCCAGTTGGTACAGAGAAATTGACAATTCCACTTTCTCCTGACCATTCAAAAGGTCTACCAAAAGAATTGGAGTGTCTTCACGAGAAACACTTGGCAACTTGCAGATTGTTTAATTACCAAGAAATTCTCTCAGCCACATCTAATTTCTTGGCTG AAAATTTGGTTGGAAAAGGAGGCAGCAGTTGGGTTTATAGAGGTTGCCTTCCTGATGGCAAGGAACTTGCTGTGAAAATCTTAAAGCCGTCTGATGATTTATTAAAGCAATTTGTTTTAGAAATTGAGATTATTACTACCTTACATCACAAAAACATCATTTCTCTCTTGGGGTTCTGTTCTGAGGACAACAATCTTCTCCTCGTTTATGATTTCCTATCAAGAGGAAGCCTTGAAGAGAACCTCCAtg GTAACAGAAAGGACTCCCTTGCATTTGGTTGGAGGGAGAGACACAAAGTTGCTGTAGGAGTAGCAGGGGCCTTGAATTATCTTCACAGTGGAACTTCACAACCTGTGATCCACAGAGAtgttaaatcatcaaatatactttTGTCTGATGATTTCGATCCTCAG CTTTCTGATTTTGGACTTGCTAAATGGGCATCAACCTCCTCATCTCATATAATCTGCACTGATGTTGCTGGAACCTTTGG TTACTTGGCTCCTGAATACTTCATGTATGGCAAAGTAAACGACAAGATCGATGTCTATGCGTATGGTGTTGTACTCCTTGAGCTTCTCTCAGGAAGGAAGCCTATAAGCCATGATCATCCCAAAGGCCAAGAAAGCCTAGTTATGTGG GCAAAGCCAATTTTAAATGATGGAAAGGTTTCTCAGTTGCTGGATCCAACCTTGGGCAATGACTATGATCATGATCAGATGGAGAGGATGGTTTTAGCTGCCACTCTTTGTGTAAAACATTCTCCACGAGCTAGGCCTCAAATGAGCCTT GTTTTGAAGCTCCTTCAAGGGGATGCTGAAGTGATGAAGTGGGCAAGGCTGCAAGTTAATGCTGCAGAAGAACCTGATATGCTGGATGATGAAGCATGTCCGCGTTCAAATCTACAGTCTCATCTTAATCTTGCATTGCTCGATGTAGAGGATGATTCACTCTCTGTGAGCAGCATTGAACAAACCGTCTCATTGGAAGATTATTTGCAAGGCAGATGCAGCCGCTCATCAAGCTTTGACTAA
- the LOC110632632 gene encoding protein kinase STUNTED isoform X2, whose protein sequence is MKILQLGQEEMTVSGGRTVIVGVKPDSQSRELLTWAMVKMAQPGDTVIALHVLGNNVKWACVEIVDREGKSSLLSLVKAFDSVLAVYEGFCNLKQVDLKLKICRGSSIRKILVGEAKSYSASKIIVGAAASRHTIRSPSSVAKYCAQKLPKDCSVLAVNNGKVVFQREGSLAKTDDSHDDRRNGLLNAIHRSISLTKNSKVLNESGTDRALKDGEDDDQILKQALVKARPNSLGSIMKESCSICGAVAKSLDNSCKQSAEESSGDNSGDDKSLALVPVTKVEAPSCSFSSLIRQVPELKPGWPLLRRAVLPDRQASDRSSVRQISVVQWAMRLPSRQLSSYISNLDHKQNGCDQGENQSSLDGESGAIVPVGTEKLTIPLSPDHSKGLPKELECLHEKHLATCRLFNYQEILSATSNFLAENLVGKGGSSWVYRGCLPDGKELAVKILKPSDDLLKQFVLEIEIITTLHHKNIISLLGFCSEDNNLLLVYDFLSRGSLEENLHGNRKDSLAFGWRERHKVAVGVAGALNYLHSGTSQPVIHRDVKSSNILLSDDFDPQLSDFGLAKWASTSSSHIICTDVAGTFGYLAPEYFMYGKVNDKIDVYAYGVVLLELLSGRKPISHDHPKGQESLVMWAKPILNDGKVSQLLDPTLGNDYDHDQMERMVLAATLCVKHSPRARPQMSLVLKLLQGDAEVMKWARLQVNAAEEPDMLDDEACPRSNLQSHLNLALLDVEDDSLSVSSIEQTVSLEDYLQGRCSRSSSFD, encoded by the exons ATGAAAATACTGCAGCTTGGGCAAGAAGAAATGACGGTCTCTGGTGGCCGCACGGTGATAGTGGGGGTCAAGCCTGACTCGCAGAGCAGAGAGTTATTGACCTGGGCCATGGTAAAAATGGCACAACCTGGGGATACTGTTATTGCTCTGCATGTTCTTGGTAATAATG TGAAATGGGCATGTGTAGAAATCGTAGATCGAGAAGGGAAGTCTTCGCTTCTGTCGCTTGTCAAAGCTTTTGACTCTGTTCTTGCCGTCTATGAAGGTTTCTGCAACCTGaaacag GTGGATCTCAAGCTCAAGATATGCAGAGGTTCATCGATACGAAAAATTTTAGTTGGGGAAGCAAAATCCTACTCAGCatcaaagattatagttggagcAGCCGCCAGTCGCCATACAATCCGGTCACCGTCATCTGTTGCTAAGTATTGCGCCCAGAAGCTACCCAAGGATTGCTCAGTTCTTGCTGTCAATAACGGGAAAGTTGTGTTTCAGAGAGAAGGCTCTCTGGCTAAAACTGATGATTCTCATG ATGATCGCCGGAATGGTCTGCTCAATGCAATTCACAGGTCAATTTCATTAACTAAGAATTCCAAAGTATTAAATGAAAGTGGTACTGATAGGGCCTTAAAGGATGGAGAGGATGATGACCAGATTTTAAAGCAGGCCTTGGTTAAGGCCCGTCCGAATAGTTTGGGGAGTATCATGAAAGAGAGTTGCTCAATTTGTGGAGCAGTTGCTAAATCTCTAGATAATTCATGTAAACAGTCTGCTGAAGAGTCTTCTGGTGATAATAGTGGTGATGATAAATCTTTAGCTCTAGTGCCAGTAACAAAGGTAGAGGCACCTTCCTGTTCATTTTCTTCTTTAATCAGACAGGTGCCTGAATTGAAACCTGGGTGGCCACTACTTCGCCGTGCAGTCTTACCAGATCGTCAAGCATCAGATAGATCCTCAGTGAGGCAGATCTCAGTGGTTCAATGGGCAATGAGGTTGCCCAGTAGGCAACTTTCATCATATATCTCCAATTTGGATCACAAACAGAATGGTTGTGATCAGGGTGAAAATCAATCGAGCTTAGATGGAGAAAGTGGTGCAATTGTTCCAGTTGGTACAGAGAAATTGACAATTCCACTTTCTCCTGACCATTCAAAAGGTCTACCAAAAGAATTGGAGTGTCTTCACGAGAAACACTTGGCAACTTGCAGATTGTTTAATTACCAAGAAATTCTCTCAGCCACATCTAATTTCTTGGCTG AAAATTTGGTTGGAAAAGGAGGCAGCAGTTGGGTTTATAGAGGTTGCCTTCCTGATGGCAAGGAACTTGCTGTGAAAATCTTAAAGCCGTCTGATGATTTATTAAAGCAATTTGTTTTAGAAATTGAGATTATTACTACCTTACATCACAAAAACATCATTTCTCTCTTGGGGTTCTGTTCTGAGGACAACAATCTTCTCCTCGTTTATGATTTCCTATCAAGAGGAAGCCTTGAAGAGAACCTCCAtg GTAACAGAAAGGACTCCCTTGCATTTGGTTGGAGGGAGAGACACAAAGTTGCTGTAGGAGTAGCAGGGGCCTTGAATTATCTTCACAGTGGAACTTCACAACCTGTGATCCACAGAGAtgttaaatcatcaaatatactttTGTCTGATGATTTCGATCCTCAG CTTTCTGATTTTGGACTTGCTAAATGGGCATCAACCTCCTCATCTCATATAATCTGCACTGATGTTGCTGGAACCTTTGG TTACTTGGCTCCTGAATACTTCATGTATGGCAAAGTAAACGACAAGATCGATGTCTATGCGTATGGTGTTGTACTCCTTGAGCTTCTCTCAGGAAGGAAGCCTATAAGCCATGATCATCCCAAAGGCCAAGAAAGCCTAGTTATGTGG GCAAAGCCAATTTTAAATGATGGAAAGGTTTCTCAGTTGCTGGATCCAACCTTGGGCAATGACTATGATCATGATCAGATGGAGAGGATGGTTTTAGCTGCCACTCTTTGTGTAAAACATTCTCCACGAGCTAGGCCTCAAATGAGCCTT GTTTTGAAGCTCCTTCAAGGGGATGCTGAAGTGATGAAGTGGGCAAGGCTGCAAGTTAATGCTGCAGAAGAACCTGATATGCTGGATGATGAAGCATGTCCGCGTTCAAATCTACAGTCTCATCTTAATCTTGCATTGCTCGATGTAGAGGATGATTCACTCTCTGTGAGCAGCATTGAACAAACCGTCTCATTGGAAGATTATTTGCAAGGCAGATGCAGCCGCTCATCAAGCTTTGACTAA